In one Streptomyces venezuelae genomic region, the following are encoded:
- a CDS encoding class I SAM-dependent methyltransferase, producing MRNIINTEQAQAWNGYEGEHWARNRDRWDAVNAGFNTPLLDAASIGRHDRVLDIGCGAGQTTRLAARRAHDGHALGLDLSAPMLAGARRAARQEGLDNVSFTQGDAQAHPFTPAAYDAAISRYGVLFFADPVAGFGNIARALRPGGRAAFVCGAHPEDNEWLQAFTALDDLLPLGGFGAPGGPGMFSLADADGTCEVLSAAGFERVEARRVETYGTWGAGAADAAVFLLDSGPGRHLTSQVTPETRTEAHTRLTETLRPHETAGALRLRSVALLVTAVRGRGEPRG from the coding sequence GTGCGGAACATCATCAACACCGAGCAGGCACAGGCGTGGAACGGTTACGAGGGGGAGCACTGGGCCCGCAACCGGGACCGCTGGGACGCGGTGAACGCGGGTTTCAACACCCCGCTCCTGGACGCCGCTTCGATCGGCAGGCACGACCGGGTCCTGGACATCGGCTGCGGCGCCGGACAGACGACCAGGCTGGCCGCCCGCCGCGCGCACGACGGCCACGCGCTGGGACTCGACCTGTCGGCGCCGATGCTGGCGGGGGCGCGCCGTGCGGCCCGCCAGGAGGGCCTGGACAACGTCTCCTTCACGCAGGGCGACGCCCAGGCCCACCCCTTCACCCCTGCCGCGTACGACGCCGCGATCAGCCGCTACGGCGTCCTGTTCTTCGCCGACCCCGTCGCCGGTTTCGGCAACATCGCCCGCGCGCTGCGCCCCGGCGGCCGCGCGGCGTTCGTCTGCGGCGCGCACCCCGAGGACAACGAGTGGCTCCAGGCCTTCACCGCACTGGACGACCTGCTCCCCCTCGGCGGCTTCGGCGCACCCGGCGGCCCCGGCATGTTCTCCCTCGCGGACGCCGACGGGACCTGTGAGGTGCTGTCGGCCGCGGGGTTCGAGCGCGTCGAGGCGCGGCGCGTGGAGACGTACGGAACATGGGGCGCGGGCGCCGCCGACGCGGCCGTCTTCCTCCTCGACTCGGGCCCCGGCCGCCACCTGACGAGCCAGGTCACCCCCGAGACCCGCACCGAGGCCCACACCCGCCTGACGGAAACTCTGCGCCCGCACGAGACGGCCGGAGCACTGCGACTGCGCAGCGTGGCGCTCTTGGTGACGGCGGTGAGGGGGCGCGGGGAACCGCGCGGGTAG
- a CDS encoding TetR/AcrR family transcriptional regulator, translating into MSPRGVAIPDLRERLFAAAERIVAREGAAALTSRSVTAEAGCAKGILHTHFGGVDAFVAELVLDRFGRTAARARELPARAGQDTVAANLTDVALGLLDSLDPRVVGLALTSNATSQRIRDALAEGSPGFCAIQGELTAYLDAERRLGRVADGTDTATAALALVGTVHHLLMTGGWPGAPDPREQAERLVALLVSR; encoded by the coding sequence ATGTCACCGCGCGGAGTCGCGATCCCCGATCTTCGCGAGCGGCTGTTCGCCGCCGCGGAACGGATCGTCGCCCGCGAGGGCGCCGCCGCACTCACCAGCCGGTCCGTCACGGCCGAGGCGGGTTGCGCCAAAGGCATACTGCACACGCACTTCGGGGGCGTGGACGCCTTCGTCGCCGAGCTCGTGCTCGACCGGTTCGGGCGCACCGCGGCCCGCGCCCGGGAACTCCCCGCCCGTGCGGGTCAGGACACCGTCGCGGCGAACCTGACCGACGTGGCGCTCGGGCTCCTCGACTCCCTCGACCCGAGGGTCGTCGGCCTGGCCCTGACGAGCAACGCCACCTCCCAGCGGATCCGCGACGCCCTGGCGGAGGGGTCCCCCGGCTTCTGCGCGATCCAGGGCGAGCTCACCGCCTACCTCGACGCGGAACGGCGGCTCGGCCGCGTCGCGGACGGCACCGACACCGCCACGGCGGCGCTCGCCCTCGTCGGAACCGTCCACCACCTCCTGATGACCGGCGGCTGGCCCGGCGCGCCCGACCCGCGCGAACAGGCCGAGCGGCTGGTCGCCCTGCTGGTGTCGAGGTGA
- a CDS encoding FAD-dependent oxidoreductase, with protein MSKTVVVIGAGPYGLSAAAHLRARGMPVRIFGAPVASWARRMPSGMLLRTPPAATELATPREGFTLHDYCRDAGERRLDDHDQVPVGLFLRYGKWFRERLVPRVEDERVAAVDRGADGFRVKLSSGEVLRAGAVVVATGLTGFAHLPAPLAAAASGGPAALGLISHSSQQTDPSSFAGRSVTVVGAGQSAVESAALLHEAGADVRVVARGPRVRFDAPPSGPQWRPDTPAGRSWTMYGLTRQPAAFRRLPAAARLRFAERALRPGGAWWLRERFEGRVPVLAGREITGAEAYGGGIALRTTTPDGRVQTVESEHVLAATGYRVQLESLEFLSPELRADLMRVGGFPVLDKGFSSSVPGLYFTGPSAVATYGPAMRLVSGTRFAGPRLTKSVAACCDE; from the coding sequence ATGTCCAAGACCGTCGTCGTCATAGGCGCCGGCCCGTACGGCCTGTCCGCCGCCGCACACCTCAGGGCACGCGGCATGCCCGTACGGATCTTCGGCGCCCCCGTGGCGAGCTGGGCCCGGCGCATGCCCTCGGGCATGCTCCTGCGGACGCCGCCCGCGGCCACCGAACTGGCGACCCCGCGCGAGGGGTTCACGCTCCACGACTACTGCCGCGACGCGGGAGAGCGCAGGCTCGACGACCACGACCAGGTGCCCGTCGGGCTCTTCCTGCGGTACGGGAAGTGGTTCCGGGAGCGGCTCGTGCCCCGCGTCGAGGACGAGCGGGTGGCCGCGGTCGACCGGGGCGCGGACGGCTTCCGCGTGAAGCTTTCGTCGGGCGAGGTGCTCAGGGCGGGGGCCGTCGTCGTGGCCACCGGGCTCACGGGGTTCGCGCATCTGCCCGCGCCCCTCGCGGCGGCGGCGTCCGGCGGGCCCGCGGCGCTCGGCCTGATCTCGCACAGCTCCCAGCAGACCGACCCGAGCAGCTTCGCGGGGCGCAGCGTCACCGTCGTGGGAGCCGGCCAGTCCGCGGTGGAGAGTGCCGCTCTGCTCCATGAGGCGGGCGCGGACGTGCGGGTGGTGGCGCGCGGTCCGCGGGTCCGGTTCGACGCGCCGCCGTCGGGGCCGCAGTGGCGTCCCGACACGCCGGCGGGCCGGTCCTGGACCATGTACGGCCTCACGCGCCAGCCCGCCGCGTTCCGACGGCTGCCCGCGGCCGCCCGGCTCCGGTTCGCCGAGCGCGCGTTGCGGCCGGGCGGGGCGTGGTGGCTCAGGGAGCGGTTCGAGGGCAGGGTGCCCGTCCTCGCGGGGCGGGAGATCACGGGCGCCGAGGCGTACGGCGGCGGGATCGCCCTGCGGACGACGACGCCCGACGGACGTGTCCAGACCGTCGAGTCCGAGCACGTCCTCGCCGCGACGGGGTACCGCGTGCAGCTGGAGTCCCTGGAATTCCTCTCCCCCGAGCTCCGCGCGGACCTGATGCGCGTCGGCGGATTCCCCGTACTGGACAAGGGATTCTCCTCCAGCGTGCCGGGCCTGTACTTCACCGGGCCGTCCGCGGTGGCGACGTACGGCCCCGCGATGCGGCTGGTCAGCGGAACGCGGTTCGCGGGGCCTCGGCTCACGAAGTCCGTGGCGGCGTGCTGCGACGAGTGA
- a CDS encoding peptidoglycan D,D-transpeptidase FtsI family protein, whose protein sequence is MNRTMRHIAVFCGVLVLSLLVRATWVQFARGDSLAEHKKNRRVQIDTFSKPRGDIVVGGKPITGSVATPGSDLKYKRTFKEGPMYAPVTGYFSQAQGATFLEGVENDLLSGKDRRLLGSPLDVLTRQKPRPGDVVTTIDPKAQKAAYKGLTDLDAKGAVVAVDPRSGKILAMASTPSYDPSVFAGISGKESEAFKELDRRKDKPLNNRATRETYPPGSTFKILTAAAALEHGTVADIDAPSGARAPYRLPLSSTEIGNVVPDSMCDKVSMKTAMQWSCNNVFLDAALKTGKDKMRETAEKFGFNKEQFTPVRSAASTYPKELDKPQTALTGMGQGSVTSTPLQMAMTVAGLANDGKVMKPYMVDELRGPDLSVIEKAEPEVLDRAVSVDTAKKVQAMMEHTVTDGTADKVRMQGVTVGGKPGTAQHGADVRDERPYAWFVSYAKQSDSTSPVAVAVLVDPEDMDISRSEIAGGRLGAPIAKAVMEAVLKR, encoded by the coding sequence ATGAACAGGACAATGCGGCACATAGCCGTCTTCTGCGGGGTCCTCGTACTGTCCTTGCTGGTACGGGCCACGTGGGTGCAGTTCGCCCGGGGCGACAGCCTCGCCGAGCACAAGAAGAACCGGCGGGTGCAGATCGACACGTTCAGCAAGCCGCGCGGGGACATCGTCGTCGGCGGGAAGCCGATCACCGGATCCGTGGCGACGCCGGGTTCGGACCTCAAGTACAAGCGCACCTTCAAGGAAGGTCCGATGTACGCGCCGGTCACCGGCTACTTCTCGCAGGCGCAGGGCGCCACGTTCCTCGAGGGCGTCGAGAACGACCTCCTGAGCGGCAAGGACCGCAGGCTCCTCGGCAGCCCTCTGGATGTTCTGACCAGGCAGAAGCCGCGGCCCGGCGATGTCGTCACCACCATCGACCCCAAGGCGCAGAAGGCGGCCTACAAGGGGCTGACGGATCTGGACGCGAAGGGCGCGGTGGTCGCCGTCGACCCGCGCTCCGGCAAGATCCTCGCGATGGCGAGCACCCCGTCGTACGACCCCTCGGTGTTCGCCGGCATCTCCGGCAAGGAGAGCGAGGCGTTCAAGGAGCTCGACCGGCGCAAGGACAAGCCGCTGAACAACCGGGCGACGCGCGAGACGTACCCGCCCGGCTCGACCTTCAAGATCCTCACCGCGGCCGCCGCCCTGGAGCACGGCACGGTGGCCGACATCGACGCCCCGTCCGGCGCCCGGGCCCCCTACCGGCTGCCGCTCAGCAGCACGGAGATCGGCAACGTCGTACCCGACTCGATGTGCGACAAGGTGTCGATGAAGACCGCGATGCAGTGGTCGTGCAACAACGTCTTCCTGGACGCGGCGCTGAAGACCGGCAAGGACAAGATGCGGGAGACCGCGGAGAAGTTCGGGTTCAACAAGGAGCAGTTCACGCCCGTACGGTCGGCGGCGAGCACCTATCCGAAGGAACTGGACAAGCCGCAGACCGCGCTGACCGGCATGGGCCAGGGCAGCGTGACCAGTACGCCCCTGCAGATGGCCATGACCGTCGCGGGGCTCGCCAACGACGGCAAGGTGATGAAGCCGTACATGGTGGACGAGTTGCGCGGCCCCGACCTGTCGGTGATCGAGAAGGCCGAGCCCGAGGTGCTCGACCGTGCCGTCTCCGTGGACACGGCGAAGAAGGTGCAGGCCATGATGGAGCACACGGTGACGGACGGCACGGCGGACAAGGTGCGCATGCAGGGCGTCACCGTGGGCGGCAAGCCGGGCACCGCGCAGCACGGTGCGGATGTGCGCGACGAGCGCCCGTACGCGTGGTTCGTCTCGTACGCCAAGCAGTCGGACAGCACGTCACCGGTGGCGGTCGCGGTGCTCGTCGACCCCGAGGACATGGACATCTCCCGCTCCGAGATCGCGGGCGGCCGGCTGGGGGCGCCGATAGCGAAAGCGGTCATGGAGGCGGTGCTCAAGCGCTAG
- a CDS encoding LysR family transcriptional regulator: protein MDLILHLRCFVAVAEESHFGRAAARLGTAQPPLSQRIQRLERELGVRLFERNSRQVTITKGGVLLLDEARELLARAEALMATSRRIRDGDAGLLRAALPPDIAGETVAEILADFRRRHADVELELHELPTSEQLARFASHDLDVGLIHHPCDVTGLGLGPVLRRELGVLLPRDAPAAALGEVPLSALADHDLILFPRANAPALHDDLLTTCARNGYTPAAIRHGQGPSFIRGLIRSADSVAFRPREARSADGAVDAPVDDPEIVWRPLAGAPLALRSSVAWPQGRSDAAVTAFAEATTHAMWKTAAVTTDLPSRPVHLRPAAEYYL, encoded by the coding sequence GTGGACCTGATACTGCATCTCCGGTGCTTCGTGGCTGTTGCAGAAGAGTCACACTTCGGCCGTGCCGCCGCCCGTCTCGGCACGGCGCAGCCGCCACTGTCGCAGCGCATCCAGCGGCTGGAGCGTGAGCTCGGGGTCCGGCTCTTCGAGCGCAACAGCCGGCAGGTGACGATCACCAAGGGCGGGGTGCTCCTCCTCGACGAGGCCCGCGAGCTGCTGGCCCGCGCCGAAGCCCTGATGGCCACCAGCCGCCGCATCCGCGACGGCGACGCCGGACTGCTGCGGGCCGCGCTGCCGCCCGACATCGCGGGCGAGACCGTCGCCGAGATCCTGGCGGACTTCCGACGGCGGCACGCGGACGTCGAACTGGAACTGCACGAACTGCCCACCTCGGAACAGCTCGCCCGGTTCGCCTCGCACGACCTGGACGTCGGGCTCATCCACCACCCCTGTGACGTCACGGGCCTCGGCCTCGGCCCCGTCCTCCGGCGTGAACTGGGCGTACTGCTGCCGCGCGACGCCCCCGCGGCCGCCCTCGGCGAGGTACCGCTCAGTGCCCTCGCCGACCACGACCTGATCCTCTTCCCGCGCGCCAACGCCCCCGCCCTCCACGACGACCTGCTCACCACCTGCGCCCGCAACGGCTACACGCCCGCCGCCATCCGGCACGGCCAAGGTCCCAGCTTCATCCGCGGGCTCATCCGCTCCGCCGACTCCGTGGCCTTCCGGCCGCGCGAGGCACGCTCCGCCGACGGAGCCGTCGATGCCCCCGTCGACGACCCCGAGATCGTGTGGCGCCCGCTGGCCGGCGCGCCCCTGGCCCTGCGGAGCTCGGTGGCGTGGCCGCAGGGGCGCAGCGACGCCGCCGTCACCGCCTTCGCCGAGGCCACCACGCACGCCATGTGGAAAACTGCCGCGGTGACCACCGACCTGCCCTCGCGCCCCGTCCACCTGCGCCCGGCAGCGGAGTACTACCTGTGA
- a CDS encoding serine hydrolase produces MSTTQGLLRDAFAEAGVTGRLHAVDIDSGAEVDFGADQPVVTASVHKLCLLVTLHQRAAAGELDLTEQVECPADLRTPGPTGISAMLDPVRMSLRDIAFLMMAVSDNTAADLLLARVGLDAVNATTAALGLDRTHAAHTFGELLATMKEDAGPGGAQALTDPHVIARLRALDPARSNRSTPRDMTRLLAAVWRDEACAPEHGPALRRLLGLQVWPHRMASGFPFDDVHVAGKTGSLPTLRNEVGVVEYPDGGRYAVAVFTRAAGTAAILPTADAVIGTAARIAVDALRAQAGSH; encoded by the coding sequence GTGAGCACCACCCAGGGCCTCCTGCGCGACGCCTTCGCCGAAGCCGGCGTCACGGGCCGTCTGCACGCCGTCGACATCGACTCCGGGGCGGAGGTCGACTTCGGCGCCGACCAGCCGGTCGTCACCGCGAGCGTGCACAAGCTCTGCCTGCTCGTCACGCTCCACCAGCGGGCCGCGGCCGGGGAGCTGGACCTCACCGAACAGGTCGAGTGCCCCGCGGACCTGCGCACGCCCGGTCCCACGGGGATCTCCGCCATGCTCGACCCCGTCCGGATGTCCCTGCGCGACATCGCCTTCCTGATGATGGCCGTGAGCGACAACACCGCGGCCGACCTCCTCCTCGCACGCGTCGGCCTGGACGCCGTCAACGCCACCACCGCCGCGCTCGGCCTCGACCGCACGCACGCGGCGCACACCTTCGGCGAACTCCTCGCCACGATGAAGGAGGACGCGGGGCCCGGCGGCGCGCAGGCGCTCACCGACCCCCATGTCATCGCACGGCTGCGGGCGCTCGACCCGGCCCGCAGCAACCGCAGCACGCCGCGCGACATGACCCGCCTCCTCGCCGCCGTCTGGCGGGACGAGGCGTGCGCGCCCGAGCACGGTCCCGCGCTGCGCCGTCTCCTCGGCCTCCAGGTCTGGCCGCACCGGATGGCGTCGGGCTTCCCCTTCGACGACGTCCACGTCGCGGGCAAGACCGGCAGCCTCCCCACGCTGCGCAACGAGGTGGGAGTCGTCGAATACCCCGACGGCGGCCGCTACGCCGTCGCCGTCTTCACCCGCGCCGCGGGCACCGCGGCCATCCTCCCCACGGCCGACGCGGTCATCGGCACGGCGGCCCGCATCGCGGTGGACGCGCTGCGGGCGCAGGCGGGGAGCCACTGA
- a CDS encoding ABC transporter permease yields MTAPPDDCLARNEWICGEYLSTRRQILLDAVVQHLQLTSLAVLIALVVAVPLAVLARRWGWAAGPVLALTTVLYTIPSLAMFSLLLPVYGLSASLVVAGLVLYSLTLLVRNILAGLRAVPEDTRQAARGMGYGPVRLLLTVELPLALPAAMAGLRIATVSAVSLVTIGAIVGFGGLGNLIYTGMNTYFKAQVLTASVLCVVIAVAADLLLLGVQRVLTPWERATRAVRP; encoded by the coding sequence GTGACAGCGCCTCCCGACGACTGCCTCGCGCGCAACGAGTGGATCTGCGGTGAGTACCTGAGCACCCGCCGCCAGATCCTGCTCGACGCGGTCGTGCAGCACCTGCAGCTGACGTCGCTCGCCGTCCTGATCGCGCTCGTCGTCGCGGTGCCGCTGGCCGTGCTCGCCCGCCGCTGGGGGTGGGCCGCCGGGCCGGTCCTCGCGCTCACCACCGTCCTCTACACGATCCCCTCGCTCGCGATGTTCTCGCTGCTGCTCCCGGTGTACGGCCTCTCCGCCTCACTCGTCGTCGCGGGCCTCGTCCTCTACTCGCTCACCCTGCTCGTGCGGAACATCCTCGCCGGGCTGCGCGCCGTACCGGAGGACACCCGGCAGGCCGCCCGCGGCATGGGATACGGCCCCGTCCGCCTCCTGCTCACGGTCGAACTCCCGCTGGCGCTCCCCGCCGCCATGGCCGGACTGCGCATCGCCACGGTCTCCGCCGTCTCCCTCGTCACCATCGGCGCGATCGTCGGCTTCGGCGGGCTCGGCAACCTCATCTACACCGGCATGAACACCTACTTCAAAGCACAGGTGCTCACCGCCTCCGTGCTCTGCGTCGTCATCGCCGTCGCCGCCGACCTCCTGCTGCTCGGCGTACAACGCGTCCTCACCCCGTGGGAACGAGCGACGAGAGCGGTACGCCCATGA
- a CDS encoding ABC transporter permease, with protein MKTLGDAWSWLTDSAHWAGDDGIWHRLTQHLVLTVVCLVLSCLIALPVALVLGHLGKGGALAVNISNVGRAVPTFAVLVLLLLTPLGTWGEGPTVVALVLFAVPPLLTNAYVGMRGVDRSVVQAARGMGMTGSQMLWRVELPLALPLVLSGVRIAAVQLVATATIAALAGGGGLGRIITAGFNLASTPQVVAGAILVAAFALLVEGAFEVAERFAPGWARGRGRTG; from the coding sequence ATGAAGACACTCGGCGACGCCTGGTCCTGGCTCACCGACTCGGCGCACTGGGCCGGCGACGACGGCATCTGGCACCGGCTCACCCAGCACCTCGTCCTCACCGTCGTCTGCCTGGTGCTCAGCTGCCTCATCGCCCTGCCCGTCGCCCTCGTCCTCGGCCACCTCGGCAAGGGCGGCGCGCTCGCCGTGAACATCTCCAACGTCGGCCGCGCCGTCCCCACCTTCGCCGTCCTCGTCCTGCTGCTCCTCACCCCGCTCGGCACGTGGGGCGAGGGGCCGACGGTCGTCGCGCTCGTCCTGTTCGCCGTACCGCCCCTGCTCACCAACGCGTACGTCGGCATGCGCGGCGTCGACCGCAGCGTCGTCCAGGCGGCCCGCGGCATGGGAATGACCGGAAGCCAGATGCTGTGGCGGGTCGAACTGCCGCTCGCCCTTCCGCTGGTGCTCAGCGGCGTCCGCATCGCCGCGGTGCAGCTCGTCGCCACCGCCACCATCGCCGCGCTCGCGGGCGGCGGCGGACTCGGCCGCATCATCACGGCGGGCTTCAACCTGGCGAGCACCCCGCAGGTCGTGGCCGGCGCCATCCTCGTCGCCGCGTTCGCCCTGCTCGTCGAGGGCGCCTTCGAGGTCGCCGAACGGTTCGCACCCGGGTGGGCGCGAGGACGGGGGAGGACCGGATGA
- a CDS encoding ABC transporter substrate-binding protein, producing MKRRTAIAGATVLLLLGGCATGPSLETQGEVTAPPGDSKSLVVGSAGFTESDLLAQMYTLLLNKAGYSTRILSVANRELYEPALESGQIDVVPEYAATFADWLNAKKNGADARPVGSPDLDATMKALRRLAAPRGLTVLDPGKAVDQNAFAVAASYAEQHKLKTLSDLGRSGLQVRLAAGDECVQRPYCAPGLKKVYGIDITGVDPKGVGTTQAKKAVQGGQDQMVLTTSTDATLDDFGLVLLKDDKKLQNADYLVPVVNRSRAGSKGVAAALGRLNPVLTTADLASMNEQVDSWRRLPQDVARTYLEGKGLL from the coding sequence ATGAAACGGCGCACGGCGATCGCGGGCGCCACCGTCCTCCTGCTCCTCGGCGGCTGCGCGACCGGTCCCTCACTGGAGACCCAGGGCGAGGTCACCGCGCCTCCCGGCGACAGCAAGAGCCTCGTCGTCGGCTCCGCGGGCTTCACCGAGTCCGACCTGCTCGCCCAGATGTACACCCTGCTGCTGAACAAAGCGGGCTACAGCACGCGCATCCTGTCCGTCGCCAACCGCGAGCTGTACGAACCCGCCCTGGAGTCCGGCCAGATCGACGTCGTCCCCGAGTACGCCGCGACCTTCGCCGACTGGCTCAACGCCAAGAAGAACGGTGCCGACGCGCGCCCCGTCGGCTCACCCGACCTCGACGCGACCATGAAGGCCCTGCGCCGCCTCGCCGCCCCACGCGGCCTCACCGTCCTCGACCCCGGCAAGGCCGTCGACCAGAACGCCTTCGCCGTCGCCGCCTCCTACGCCGAGCAGCACAAGCTCAAGACCCTCAGCGACCTCGGCAGGTCGGGCCTCCAGGTACGGCTCGCCGCGGGCGACGAATGCGTACAGCGCCCCTACTGCGCCCCGGGCCTGAAGAAGGTGTACGGCATCGACATCACCGGAGTCGATCCCAAGGGCGTCGGCACGACCCAGGCCAAGAAGGCCGTCCAGGGCGGCCAGGACCAGATGGTGCTCACCACATCCACGGACGCGACCCTCGACGACTTCGGCCTGGTGCTCCTCAAGGACGACAAGAAGCTGCAGAACGCCGACTACCTCGTCCCCGTGGTCAACCGCTCCCGAGCGGGCAGCAAGGGCGTCGCGGCCGCGCTGGGACGCCTGAACCCCGTCCTGACGACGGCGGACCTGGCGTCGATGAACGAACAGGTCGACAGCTGGCGACGGCTTCCGCAGGACGTAGCGCGGACGTACCTGGAAGGGAAGGGTCTGCTGTAG
- a CDS encoding betaine/proline/choline family ABC transporter ATP-binding protein (Members of the family are the ATP-binding subunit of ABC transporters for substrates such as betaine, L-proline or other amino acids, choline, carnitine, etc. The substrate specificity is best determined from the substrate-binding subunit, rather than this subunit, as it interacts with the permease subunit and not with substrate directly.), translated as MIRFEQVTKRYPDGTTAVDDLSFEVAEGELVTLVGPSGCGKTTTMMMVNRLIEPTSGRIFVNGENIADVDPVRLRRRIGYVIQQVGLFPHRTILDNTATVPALVGWKKAKARARAAELLDLVGLDPMTYGSRYPEQLSGGQRQRVGVARALAADPPVLLMDEPFGAVDPVVREQLQDEFLRMQAAVRKTVLLVTHDIEEAVRLGDRIAVYGQGRIEQFDTPGAVLGAPETPYVAEFVGADRGLKRLSVTEIQTDDLEEPPLARLDEPAAQAAARLREEEARWAVVLDTDGDLHGWVGLDELALAGAGGTVGDLAHRMKSWVPVGAPLKQAFGVMLQHDAGWVAVLDGARFLGVLTPAKLHEALRRSVDADAQGVARDEVEFDSVSDA; from the coding sequence ATGATCCGGTTCGAGCAGGTGACCAAGCGCTATCCGGACGGCACGACGGCCGTGGACGACCTCTCCTTCGAGGTCGCCGAGGGCGAACTGGTCACGCTCGTCGGCCCCTCGGGCTGCGGCAAGACCACCACGATGATGATGGTGAACCGGCTCATCGAGCCGACGTCGGGCCGCATCTTCGTGAACGGCGAGAACATCGCCGACGTCGACCCGGTGCGCCTGCGCCGCCGTATCGGCTACGTCATCCAGCAGGTCGGCCTCTTCCCGCACCGCACGATCCTCGACAACACGGCGACCGTCCCCGCCCTCGTCGGCTGGAAGAAGGCGAAGGCACGGGCACGGGCGGCGGAGCTGCTCGACCTGGTGGGCCTGGACCCGATGACGTACGGCTCGCGGTACCCCGAACAGCTCTCCGGCGGGCAGCGTCAGCGCGTCGGAGTGGCCAGGGCGCTCGCCGCCGACCCGCCCGTGCTGCTCATGGACGAGCCGTTCGGCGCCGTCGACCCGGTGGTGCGCGAGCAGTTGCAGGACGAGTTCCTGCGGATGCAGGCCGCGGTCCGCAAGACGGTGCTGCTGGTCACGCACGACATCGAGGAGGCGGTCCGGCTCGGCGACCGCATCGCGGTGTACGGGCAGGGACGCATCGAGCAGTTCGACACGCCGGGGGCGGTGCTCGGGGCGCCCGAGACGCCGTACGTCGCCGAGTTCGTGGGCGCCGACCGCGGGCTGAAGCGGCTCTCCGTCACCGAGATCCAGACCGACGACCTGGAGGAGCCGCCGCTCGCCCGGCTCGACGAGCCCGCGGCGCAGGCCGCGGCCCGGCTGCGCGAGGAGGAGGCGCGGTGGGCCGTCGTGCTCGACACGGACGGCGATCTGCACGGCTGGGTGGGCCTCGACGAGCTGGCGCTGGCCGGGGCCGGCGGCACGGTGGGCGACCTGGCGCACCGCATGAAGTCCTGGGTGCCGGTCGGCGCCCCGCTCAAGCAGGCCTTCGGCGTGATGCTGCAGCACGACGCGGGGTGGGTGGCGGTGCTCGACGGCGCCCGCTTCCTGGGCGTCCTGACCCCGGCCAAACTCCACGAGGCGCTGCGCCGCTCGGTGGACGCGGACGCGCAGGGCGTGGCGCGGGACGAGGTGGAGTTCGACTCGGTGTCCGACGCGTGA
- a CDS encoding lactate utilization protein C gives MSARDRVLGRVRRALADVPADSVPVDDVAYEKAVDRGYAREHGVRTVEETVDLLAENLADYRAIVHRCTEDEVSDLLMRLYAERGSETVLVPPELPPHWLAAADPVRVHDRAVSTPHELDRVDSVITGCAVAVAETGTIVLDGSPDQGRRRITLVPDHHVCVVRVPDQVVASVPQALERLDPVRPLTWISGPSATSDIELDRVEGVHGPRTLEVVLMSGE, from the coding sequence GTGAGCGCGAGAGACCGGGTTCTGGGCCGGGTGCGGCGGGCACTCGCCGACGTGCCTGCCGACAGCGTGCCGGTCGACGACGTCGCGTACGAGAAGGCGGTGGACCGCGGGTACGCGCGCGAGCACGGCGTGCGGACCGTCGAGGAGACCGTGGACCTGCTCGCGGAGAACCTCGCCGACTACCGTGCGATCGTGCACCGCTGCACGGAGGACGAGGTGTCGGACCTGCTGATGCGCCTGTACGCGGAGCGCGGTTCCGAGACCGTGCTCGTGCCGCCGGAGCTGCCGCCGCACTGGCTGGCGGCGGCCGACCCCGTGCGCGTCCACGACCGTGCCGTGAGCACCCCGCACGAGCTGGACCGGGTCGACAGCGTCATCACGGGGTGCGCCGTCGCCGTCGCCGAGACCGGCACGATCGTGCTCGACGGCTCCCCGGATCAGGGCCGGCGCCGCATCACCCTGGTGCCGGACCACCACGTCTGTGTCGTCCGGGTGCCCGACCAGGTCGTCGCCTCCGTGCCGCAGGCCCTCGAACGGCTCGATCCGGTGCGGCCGCTGACCTGGATCTCGGGGCCCTCCGCGACCAGCGACATCGAGCTCGACCGGGTCGAGGGCGTGCACGGTCCGCGCACCCTGGAGGTGGTGTTGATGAGCGGTGAGTGA